The Planctomycetia bacterium region CGATGAGGCCGAGGGCATGATACTCACGCAGCACCATGCCACCCGCTTCGGCCCGGGAAAGCAGGCAACCAACATCTGCTGACGCTACCAGGTCAAAGAAGCGTTGAGCCTCCTTGCTCTTGTCGAGGAATCCCACCCAGTTGACATTCGGAACATCCTGCAGATCGGCAGGCAGTGTAGAACGCTGGCAACCCATCACCGTCAGTTCATACGCTTTGCCTTGGGTATGCACCTGCTTGAGCGCTTCCAGCAGACGATCCAGCCCTTTGCGATCCCAGTACTTTCCAACAAAGATCAGCTTGAGTGGATCGTGGGGATGTCGCATCCGGCATGTTGCGGTGGAGTACCACTGCAGATAGGTAGTGCGATCCAGATTGGCTCCCGGAATTATCGCATGCACCTTTTCCGGAGATATGCCGTAATCTTGAATGATGCTTTGTGCCGCCCAGCGGCTGTGCCCCACAATGAGTTCAGCAGCCTGGTAACCAGCGCGTTCCCGTTCAATAGCTTCGCGGGCGATGGCTGAACCGATGTAACTGCCTACCTGGTAAAACTCAAAAAGTTGTTTGAGTGTCATATCGACATAAAAGAACTTTCGGTATCGTTTATCGCTAACCATCGAAGGCGGGTATAACTGAAAGCAATTGATGGTACGGGCATCTCGCAGGCGATGTATTTCGTGCTGCCAGAGATTTTCAAGAAATGAACTGGAATACTGATAGCCGCCTACACCACGGCCTGTCATGCCACGCCAACTGTTCCACAGAATACGCCGGACTTTCCACGCTGTACCACTGGCAGTCAGTCGCAATCCATCATCGAGAAATCCGAGTGCCTGCCCGGCTTGCAGAAAGTGATAGGGAATGCCACTCCAGGTAATGGGATCATGCACATCACCCACTGCAGCCAGATACGTCTTGGTCATGATGCAACTCGCATCATGGCTAACTGGCCACAGACTGCCAAAGCCCATGGCCGCGACCAGTGAACGGTTCCCGCCTGGATTCCTGTATCGAGTATTTCCGGCACACGCTTTTCAATCCAGCCGTGCGTTGCCAGATGCTGCATGCCTTCCATGACCATGCTGCGCAGTTCTTGCTTCACCCATGCTTCCATAGGGAAGGTGAAACCCTGCTTGGGCCTGTCGTAAACGGACGTTGGCAAAGGCTGCTTCAACGTTTCATAAAGCAGCCGCTTGTTCTGCATCAACTCAGGCGTATGTCCCAGCTTTGGCCATAATGTCTGGCACAAGACATGATCGACCAGGGGCACACGCACTTCAAGAGCATGTGCCATCGACATGACATCAATATCGCGAAGTAGTTGTGTGCACAGGTATTGTCTTGATTCCAGACGTGAAACCGAGGCATGAACAGTCTCTGAGGCAATGGCTCTGAACTGCATCGATTCCAACTCATGCACCTGTTCCTGGATCCTCGCTTGTCGATCTAAAACCGCAGGCCCCAGAATGGCCTGGATTTCGTGAGGCATGAACAGACCGCGAATGGAACGGTAACATTCAGTGGCATCTGCAACATGCTTGCACAAGTGTTTCCATTTTGCCCGGCGATGAGGTTTCTGAAACAACTCTAGCAAGGGGCCTACCCAGCGAAGAATCTGTTTTCGACTCTGCATGGCGGGCAACCAGCGAAACGATGGGTAACCGCCAAAATATTCGTCACCACCAGTGCCTGACAGAACAACTTTGAGTCCAGACTCTGCGACTACCTTGGAAACATAGTAGCTGTTGAATGCATCAAGCGTTGGCTGATCGTAGTGAGCAAAAATGGTTGGCCAGTCGTTCAAAAATTGCGATGAAGTAACCTTGCAGACATGATGCTCGGTTTCAAACTGCTTTGCCACTTCCTGGGCTATGGTTTCTTCAGAAAACGTACTCTCAGCAAAAGTGATGGTGTAGGTCTGTACCTTGCTGCCTGTCACCTGTCTGACGGCAGATACCAGACTGCTTGAATCAATGCCTCCGCTGAGAAAAACACCGACAGGTACATCTGATTCCAGATGCAGCTTGACACTTTCTTCTACCGCAGCGCCAACCTGCTGCCGAAACTGAGTGATATCAACAGGCGTGGTTGACGGTGTATCTGCATACCAGGCTTTGGCATCTGCAAAAGAACCGGAGGTCGTCGATTTATCTTTGTGATAAGCCCGCCAGCAACCAGGCTGCAGCGATGTATAGCCTTGCAGCCAGGTATGAGGTGCTGCAATGGAACCCCAGAGCAGGTAATAGTAAAACCCTGCAGGATCTATCTTTGGTTTTGCATCAGCAGATGCCAAGGCAGCCAGCTCTGATCCGAACACTACGCTGTCGTTGTGTTCGTGATACACGAGCGGTTTGATACCGAAGCGGTCTCGTGCCAGCAGAAGCGACTGTTCCTGCTCATCCCAGAATGCCAGGGCAAACATGCCTCGCAACTGATGCAGTGCCTGGATGCCTTCATGAATTAACAGGTAGAGAAGAACCTCACCATCGCCAGTAGATCGAAAGACGACGCCACGGGCGATCAGCGATTCCCGCAAGGCACGAAAGTTGTAAATTTCCCCATTGAAGATGAGTGTGTAGCGGCCAGTGGCATCGTGCATCGGCTGATGGCCGGTCGGCTTCAAATCGAGAATGGCCAGCCTGCGATGCCCCAATCCCACACGACCCTGAGGCGAGACAAAACACCCCTGGCCATCGGGGCCACGGTACTTCATCCGGTCAATCATGGACTGTACCCTGTCGTTGATGACAGGCACCGGTTGAGCGGTCTGACTGAAGTACCCGGCAATCCCACACATGCTATGACTCAAGAACACCAGCCTGAAACAGGTACAAACATTTGCACCCGTCGCAGGCTGTTATTGGAAATGGCGATTCTTAGTTCGCTTTTACCTTGTTCATCGATTGCTGCTTGGAGATCAGGCTTTCAATCTGCTGCAGCTTGGTGCCGATGAACAGCACATTATGAATGGCCAGTTCTTCCTTGGCAGCGCCACCGGCCTTCATCGGGTCCATCATCAGATCACCGGAACCGAGTCCCAGAATCAAATGGCGGAACAGATCGTCGCGCAGTTTGGTAAAGGCCAGACCATCGGTATCAAACGTGCGCTCTCCACCGCCGAAAATGAACTTGTGGGTGATCTGTCCAGGAGTTACACGCCAGTAATGGGTGCGATCGTAGAAGAAAAACACGAATGCCCACATGATGAACAATGCTGTCGAGAAGAATACATAGTAGCCCAGGTTCATGTGGATACGGAGTTTACCCAGCGCAGACAGAATGCTATCCCACCATCCCAGTGCAGAGATGCTGACGATGATCAATGCCAGCGTCACAATCACCACGAGCGAACTTAATCCTCGCAGATGCACCGTGGTAATCAAAATGACCAGGATGCAGATGAAAGTGAACAGGATGCCATAGGTGGATGTTTCGGACATGCGTTCACGGAACTGGCCGTTCTCGCCAATCCCTGCATTTTCCTTGATCAGTCGGGCTGGCCCCTTCGAATCCTGAAGGACAATCGTGTGGGCTTTTTCATCGTACTGTGATTGTGCAGGAACAATGGCGGCTCGGGTATCGTCATACCAGGTCAAGAATGCGAACAGATAGCCAAAGACCCAGATGGGCCACCAGTAAAACAGCATCGTGTGTCCGTAGATGATGATTTCCTGCGGTGGTGTGCCTGCAGGTGGCGGTGGCGGCGGGGCTGGTTTCGGAGCGGCCGGTGGTGTCGGAACATTAGACATCGTTCAGCCTCATTTCATGAAGTGTTGACACCGAGTCGATACTCGAATACTCAGTGATTCGTCTACACGCTCAGGATATTAACTGGAAGAAAAATGAAGAGAAGCAGAATTTCAAGATTTCCACGTAATTCAGGAAATCTCTGGACTAAACAAATACTACCTCGGACGATCCTTCCACCACTTCTCCTACAAAATGAGTCATCACGCGGGAAGCCTCTAGGTGAGCTTTAACCGCCTTGGCAGCTTCAAGTGATGCAATGACAATGAATCCCAGGCCGCCATTGAAGACGCGATCCATTTCACTCTGCTCGACACTTCCCAGCTTCTGCAGCCAGGGCAGAATCGAAGGCATGGGCCAACTGCCTCGTCGCAGATTCACCTGACAGCCTGCAGGCAGAATGCGCGGAATGTTATCCACCAGACCGCCACCAGTTATATGTGCCAGTCCGTGAATGGCTTCCTGTCCCTTAAAGTGCTTGATTAATTCCAGTATCGGCTTCACATAGATGCGGGTTGGTTCCAGAAGTGCAGCACCCACCGTGGTGCCCAGTTCACGCACCACCTGCTCGATATCGAGCTTGGCATGATCAAAAACGATCTTGCGAGCCAGGCTGTAACCATTGGAATGCAGGCCACTGCTGCTCAGACCCAGAACTTGGTCACCGGGTACGATTTTTTCTCCGGTGATGACTTCATCACGCTCTACTACGCCCACACAAAAACCAGCCAGATCGTAATGGCCTGGTTCCATATCACCCGGGTGGATTGCGGTTTCGCCACCCACCAGCGAACAACCTGCCCGCAAACAGCCAGTGGTGATCCCTTGGACAATTTGCTTGAGCAAAACAGGATTGTCTTCGGGCATGCAGACGTAATCAAGAAACACCAGCGG contains the following coding sequences:
- a CDS encoding phosphoribosylformylglycinamidine cyclo-ligase, whose translation is MPLTYRSAGLNLDLYEEGISAIAPLARQTHSPRVLDGFGSFASLYDLDVSRYRQPLLVTCTDGVGTKIHVARKLNKHDTVGIDLVAMSVNDALCCGAEPLVFLDYVCMPEDNPVLLKQIVQGITTGCLRAGCSLVGGETAIHPGDMEPGHYDLAGFCVGVVERDEVITGEKIVPGDQVLGLSSSGLHSNGYSLARKIVFDHAKLDIEQVVRELGTTVGAALLEPTRIYVKPILELIKHFKGQEAIHGLAHITGGGLVDNIPRILPAGCQVNLRRGSWPMPSILPWLQKLGSVEQSEMDRVFNGGLGFIVIASLEAAKAVKAHLEASRVMTHFVGEVVEGSSEVVFV
- the asnB gene encoding asparagine synthase (glutamine-hydrolyzing) → MCGIAGYFSQTAQPVPVINDRVQSMIDRMKYRGPDGQGCFVSPQGRVGLGHRRLAILDLKPTGHQPMHDATGRYTLIFNGEIYNFRALRESLIARGVVFRSTGDGEVLLYLLIHEGIQALHQLRGMFALAFWDEQEQSLLLARDRFGIKPLVYHEHNDSVVFGSELAALASADAKPKIDPAGFYYYLLWGSIAAPHTWLQGYTSLQPGCWRAYHKDKSTTSGSFADAKAWYADTPSTTPVDITQFRQQVGAAVEESVKLHLESDVPVGVFLSGGIDSSSLVSAVRQVTGSKVQTYTITFAESTFSEETIAQEVAKQFETEHHVCKVTSSQFLNDWPTIFAHYDQPTLDAFNSYYVSKVVAESGLKVVLSGTGGDEYFGGYPSFRWLPAMQSRKQILRWVGPLLELFQKPHRRAKWKHLCKHVADATECYRSIRGLFMPHEIQAILGPAVLDRQARIQEQVHELESMQFRAIASETVHASVSRLESRQYLCTQLLRDIDVMSMAHALEVRVPLVDHVLCQTLWPKLGHTPELMQNKRLLYETLKQPLPTSVYDRPKQGFTFPMEAWVKQELRSMVMEGMQHLATHGWIEKRVPEILDTGIQAGTVHWSRPWALAVCGQLAMMRVAS
- a CDS encoding glycosyltransferase family 4 protein, with amino-acid sequence MTKTYLAAVGDVHDPITWSGIPYHFLQAGQALGFLDDGLRLTASGTAWKVRRILWNSWRGMTGRGVGGYQYSSSFLENLWQHEIHRLRDARTINCFQLYPPSMVSDKRYRKFFYVDMTLKQLFEFYQVGSYIGSAIAREAIERERAGYQAAELIVGHSRWAAQSIIQDYGISPEKVHAIIPGANLDRTTYLQWYSTATCRMRHPHDPLKLIFVGKYWDRKGLDRLLEALKQVHTQGKAYELTVMGCQRSTLPADLQDVPNVNWVGFLDKSKEAQRFFDLVASADVGCLLSRAEAGGMVLREYHALGLIVMGTAVGGSPEHMFADAGKAFAPNDDAETIARWIVQLIDDHAFYASLREAAWKHRMQASWDETVQHWRTLLC